The nucleotide window AGTGACAACACAGACGTTGAAAGCGTGGTATTTTACAGAATTTTAAACGAACAGATATAACATGGCAGTAGGCTTTCCTGTGTAAATCGTAGCATTTATTGCGTGAAAAGTTAGCGAAAGGTCTTAGTACGTGCATTGTTGGTCTTTTATacgaaaatgtatttatttttttaatggaaaCTTTAGTCTTCGTTCGTGTCTTCAAGATTATCGAGGTCGTTGGTGTTGAGATTATTGTTGTAGACGGAACCGTCGTGGTCGGTTGCGTTGTCAGTAAAATTAATACTTTTGGTTGCTTAGTTGTTGTCTGACTTGTTTCTGATATTGTTTCATCGTTACTTCTCTTTTTATAAGACACGCCTTTGGACATGTAATTACTCCTTTCAACGAGGTTATTCGGGTTGAGTTTTGACTTTACAATTGCTGCTTTATTTTGAGCAAAAAATTTAAGGCTTatgacttctttatcttttttctttttactgctGTTATCTCCATCAATCGATATTTCATCTTTTTcctttttacttcttttatctCCATCAATCAATATTTCATCTTTTGTCTTTTTACTGCTGTCATCTCCATCAATCAATATTTCATCTTTTTcctttttacttcttttatctCCATCAATCAATATTTCATCTTTTGTCTTTTTACTGCTGTCATCTCCATCAATCAATGTTTTATCTTTTTCCTTTTCACTGCTGTTATCTCCATCAATCGATATTTCATCTTTTTcctttttacttcttttatctCCATCAATCAATATTTCATCTTTTGTCTTTTTACTGCTGTTATCTCCATCAATCGATATTTCATCTTTTTcctttttacttcttttatctCCATCAATCAATATTTCATCTTTTGTCTTTTTACTGCTGCCATCTCCATCAATCAATATTTCATCTTTTGTCTTTTTACTGCTGCCATCTCCATCAATCAATGTTTTATCTTTTTCCTTTTCACTGCTGTTATCTCCATCAATCAATGTTTTCTGTCTTGGTAAAGAACACGCCATAGTATTACAAGCGCGTTTTACATGAGATCTTGTTTCGTTTACACATCCACGAGTAGGAGTTCCTTTTTCCGATAAACAAATCTGATGGCGATACTGCTGCCCTTCTCCACATGGTTTTGTACACTGacagaaaaaaatgtagaaaataGGAGTAAAGAATGTaagaatttttaattgtttattttctcTCATTTTTAGAACAGGTGGTAATTGTACCACCTGATATAATTTTGGATCGAACAATTGCTATGAATATGAACCTTGGTAGAGTAACTAcccgaaaattaaaaaaatgatttgccCTCAAACACTCAAGGCGATGGCGTATTTGATTTTTAGCATATCAATTTATATCCGCCTTCATCACCGTTAATATGCGaaggacaaacaaacaaatgtaGGTGAAGGGATGTTTCTTGATAAAAATCTAAGACAAAAGTAGTATAATGAAAAGCATTTCGactttgtttttagtttttaagcttttttcaaGAAGTTCCGACAGAATATGCAAAGAATTCAAAACGTACTCATCTATAAGGAGTTATCAAAAATAAACTGATGGGGTTGATTAAGTTACCACCACTCCCAACCTACACCTCTGTCGAAAAGATGTGTATTTCTCAACGCTGTTTTAACCAAGAATCAACGTAAATATGCACTAATAACCCTGTTTATGAAggcaataccggagaatattgaccgacgccaaagtattgcccgagcttgtgagggcaatacgtgacagaggtcaatattcgaaggtattgcccgaaataaacagtttatatatggattattatccgggtactgcattttacaacaaaaatataacattttaagcaggatgtagaaaccatgtctttatagaaactattcccatatggaacgtacattcgaacaaaaattttttttttaaatcgaatacGTGTAAACATAGCAGGTTTTTATTGCAGCCACAGCATtgaattctttaaaagataaaagtaagtttcacttctgtttcgcgttttgtttacttttttccgtgtttatttacatttaatgttaccatatttaaactttaaacacggttgctatggtagcgggcaataccgttgaatattgcccgctatgacgtaagttctagCCAATCACATTGCACGATTTTCGAAAATATcgatgccgcccttttacccGGGTAATAATTTTAATGAAAGACCTTTTGGAAATTGCTGTTCTTACTAAATAAATTCATCATCAGGCAAAAAAATTGTACATCCGATTACGTAATTTTTATAACCCAAAACGTTTACCTGTTTCCAATGGTCTGTGTACCACAGTGGAAGACATGCTGCATTCCGGCATGTTCTAACAGACACAGGTTTTTTTTCAGGACATTTTGTCTCACCAATTTGATAGTAATCTTGATCATTTTTCTCCATACATAGAACTTGTCTGTACTGCTCACCAACGCCGCAGTTGTTTGTACACTAAATATATTTATCATGGTGTATACATATTCTCTGTGtttctttttaacatttataacgtagTTAACCGAATTTCTAATTTACAGCTTTTTTGCAAAGCGTTTCTGTATGATTCATGAAAGTAGACCACTAATCCTAACTATAAAGAATTTGTTTAGTCATGAATCAAAAGAAATTCAGGAGAGTAACATTTTCTAATAGAAAAGGCGTCTTGAAAAAAACGGGAATAACATGAAAGGTAGTTTGTATTATTCACGTAAGGGAACAGTTAACTATTTCCGAATTTCATGTActttcaaaattttggtttatgAGTTTTTTCTCACCTGAGCATTAGCAAATTAGCATGCATGCAAAGCTTTGATTTGATTGCATTATTGTCACGGCCCAGGATCTTCTTAATTTTCTCTTAGGAGCCTCACTTACAGTTGCAGCAGGTTATCTATTTGCAGTATCAATTTTTGGGatagaatttcaaaaataattaaaaagactAGACATTAGCCTGTGAAAAATCCGTTCATACTCTAGCTGCCAAATGTATGCATGTCGCATATATTTCAGGCATCTCGTGCATTTTTGGCATGAAATTGGCCCGTGTGGCAGACATACAACAAGTATTCATAAAAGAGATACTGTTCAGTTCAAACAGATGTAATGAAGCGTGGTGCTAAGGTATTCcaagatttaaaaaaacggGTACAATTACGCAAAGTTATAAGACAAATACCTTTGACCATTTGGTAGTTACCCAAAATCTTGTTGCACATATAAATCCGACACAAACTCTTCTATGACGAGGTTTGCTCGTTTCGTTACATAATGTTTCAGGAACCACAACTCCTGTAAAACTCGCACAGACAACTCGACGCATTTGATATCCATTGCTACAAGCACTTGAACACTAAAACGGGAGAATATTTTTGGCTAAATGCAAGTACCCTTGTTTCAATGGCAaggatgataaaaaaatttttggcatGTGAAAACTTACTGAAAACATAGGTAGAGATTAAATAACTGAATTTCATTTCCTTTTTTGTACTGAACTTGACGCTTTTTAAGATGGCCGCCTTTTAATAGACATGTTGTTTCCTATCCTCCAAATTTTTCGACTTCAGCGACAAATTCTGCGACATTTTACCAAACATTTATTATGAAAAAGAAGTTACTTACTGGACTCCATTCACTGGTAAACCATGTGTTTGAGCACGGCTTTCCCATACAAGCCTCTATAGTGTTTGGTTTGTGTTTGAGATTGCAATTTTCATCTTTTATTTTGAATCCTCTGTGATTCTTACATACCACGTTTCGTTTTCGTGTGCCGTAATTACAGGAAGCAGAACACTATGAAGTAAACATCACGTCATTCATTTTCAGCACGTACACAATATTTTAAAGGTACAGAGTTTAAATTCCTACCTCACTCCATGATTCAGTCTCCCATTGAAAATAACAGGGCACCATCAAACAACGTTTAAAATAGATCGGTTTCTTCAGCTTTTGGCAAAGTGATGGATGTATCACCGTTCCATCAACTACCGTGTTGTCTCTATAACGCACCTTCTTGCATAAAACAGATCGATATTGTGTACTGTTTTCGCCACATGTTTCAGAACATGCTGTCCAGTTTGAGACGGACCatctaaattaagaaatttgtaACTCCCTTGGTTCGTATTTAAACAAGTCACAATAAGATTGATTAATAAATATCcattttttgcttctttttcgTCTCTCTGATAAAACTGAGATTATGAAAGAAGGGGTGTTGTCGGTTTTAAATGAAAActactttaagggcagaaactttcgcgggcaTTAACTTTTGCGTGTCAAAAAAACGCGAAATATTTGacaaaaactttcgcgtttggcgatttttgaaagaaatttcgcgaatttaaaaTAAGGTTCGTATTCgcgtgaaaaaactttcgcgaatgggcaaaaactaagaaaaaaatgtattccTTAAATCACATCTAAGGTCTTTACCGTAATCAAAATGTATAAAATGTACAAGTTTAggctaaataaatttaattatctgcCTCTTCCCATTCTGAGCCAGTATCGTCATCACTTTCTTGAATCTTGCTTCCACATAACGCTTCAAATTCCTCCACTGTGACATCACAAATTGCTAAGAAATGGCTATCATCATATTGCTCAACATCATTACTGAGCATCGGATCTATATCTTGGAAAAGAtccatcgatggcattttgctTGAACCGAGTTCTAAGGCATCAAAAATACCAGCACTTTTCCATCCACTATCGATAATTTCTTTTCCTTTCGGCGTGCTCATGTGGTTGTAGAATTCCACAATCCAACCGGCGTGAACATGTTTAAGTTTGGACAATTGTAACCCTCATCGTCATCAATCTCAACACCATTATCTAGCTGCGCTTTCACTTCGACTGAGTACCATTCGTTAAATTTACGTTTGAGAAATCATTTGCAGAAACCATTGACCGTCAGATCAAGTGGCTGGTAGAACTTTGTCATATTAACAGGGACATTGACGATACATATGTTTGCTTTTTAAAGACGTCAAGTACAGCTGCCGTCATTTGACCAGTAAAGACGTCCATGATGACGAGTGCTTTCTGATCCGTAGAGCATTTCAGGATCTGTCTTTGTTTGATTACATAAGGTTTGATCACTTGTTTCAAGAACTTAAGCGATTCATCcgtgtttgaaaaatgtttggGATTTGTGCCGAGGCTGAAATCTTTTGCAAATTCAAACCTCGGGAAACGTTGTCTTGCCACCACAAATAAGTTGAATAGGAAGAAAGTTTCCATCAAAGGAAATGGTAAATTTTCCAGCTATTGAACGCTTATCCGCACTTCCTTCAATCGCCACAGCGTGAACTCCCTTTGCTGCCATTGTTTCGTTACCTACTGGAACGTACTTTAACGGAGTTTGAtcgatatttaaaaattagggcaGATGGTATGTTGTACTGTTCTACTTTTGATACAACGTCATGGAGATATAGAAACTCTATCTCTTTTCGAGCCCCATCAGGTATGTCCATTTTTGACGATGTTTTACTCCGCTTgacaaaatttattcgggaaaacAGGCTTTTCGCCCAACGCGATGAGTCGATGTCAACTTGACCGATAGCATGAGGATACTTACTCATCAGAGCTTTGGCTGTTGCCTTTGCTACTGTTGCATTGACTACTCCACCTCTTTCGCTCAACGATAGAAGATATTTTCTCACCACTTCATCAAGATCACCTCTTCGTAATATTTCTTCTTAAAAGTTCGAATGTACTTTCGCTTAATTTCGGAAAATCCGTTTTGAATTTTCTCACAGCATTGATATTTCCATATTCGGCAGCATATTTCCCTAGGTTGTATCGTTCATTTTCTGACCATTTATGGTATTGAGGCTTTCTCTTTGCTGATTCTGGGGAAGCAACGTGATCTTTTATGACCTGCACATCTAACGTGCCAATTTCCGAAGTTGTAGGCTCTTGCGATGTCTCTATAATAATGAAAAGAACTTCATTAAaggtttcaaaaaatgttttaagtagAAAGTTTCTTGCTTTTGTCTTACACAAGAGTTTTTGAATGCTGTAAACTCGAAAATCAGATATATACTTACCATTTTCTTCTGTTCTCTGACTTTGCAGGCTTTGTTGAGAAATTTCATTTTCTTGATTGTTTGCCTCTTTTTGCCTCTTAGCTTCAATCTGCATCTTTCTTAAAAACGACATGATGATGGATATTGACAGAGCTCTCTATCAAACATCCTTTAAGTTTGTTTGATAGCTTTGATAGAGAGTTTGTTAAGTTAAGTTTGCAAAAAGCAGTGTTTACATAATCCCAGAACTTATTTTTGAAAGCTATCTCCTCCATCGCAGATTAAAATCAACACATTCCCCTCTGatgaaatcaaaaatatttattgtacaATGGAGTGTTCTTTTCATTTTTCGCGATAatcgaatatttttattttcgaatCATTCAATCGAATTTTCTTTAGaaatgaataaaattaaaaaaaatcgaactTAGATACAATTTTTTACTTATAGTGAGGGCTGCTATGTTCTGATATAAAGCTTCGTGTGCACAtgtgtgttaaaagtgattttttgatttaaagttgttccttaggtcccaaattaccaaaaaaatatgggtggcaaaattttttgtcccatgggaccaaattagatgacgtcatcacttttacagtcagcaaaaaaataatttcacatttatatgtcatattatatatcgttggaaagaggagatcgagtggatcaaaaaaaatgtaagaaccatgtcttcaaaacgtaacgttcgaaagatattactattcaaactttgtacaaattacAGACTGGTGATTTACTGACCCAGCACAAAAATGACTATAACCTGCTCAATagcgaagtttttttgttgaattttagtatggtattgggtcaccctaatgtctttctgtttgatcaaaatttattgttcaaatcacttcaagggataatttacagaccagtaatttacagaccaaagcACGTGTTTAGTTGTTTACTTTAGTTTTGAAAAGCAAGTAGCGAATTTCACTTAGACATTTTGTATGTATTAGTATCAGTATAataacaagttttgttttataattgttCGATTTCATAGACATAGGCATAGAATTCGAATGTTCTATTTGTAGAAAACATTCTATTGTTCAATTTCATAGCTAGACTGTTTAATTTCGAAGTGTTAGTGAAGTGTAATGTGAAGTTTATAGTATAGACATACATgcataataataaaatgaatagACCGAATTAAAATGGATGTTAACtgtgtaaaaacaataaatgtgcTGGATTTTGGGAAATGTATAGTGTGTCAGAAAGATACATCAAAAAGGTACCGCCTTACTTAAACATTTTTTCCCATTCCTGTTCTGAGTTCTGAGAGTTTTGAGAGAAAGATTTTTGTTTGATACTTTGACCAAGATGtcgtattttgtttagaatgTTGGCAACCCAAAAGAGCAGTATTTGAAAAAGTTATTATCATGTCTGGAGGAAAGAGTTAGTTGTGGTGATTCGAAGTATCTAGATTGTTGGGAAAAACTGAAGTCATATGATATTGTACAGCTTGTTGAAGGAAAGTCTTCATACCATTCTGATTGTTACAAAATGGCCACAAATAAAACAGAGATAGACAGGTTAAAGAAACGGCCAGTATCAAAAGAGTCTTCGGACAGTTTTAGCCCATCATTTGTTGTATCTgtgaaacaaaatgaaaaaaaaacattgcgctCAAGTGGAATTATGTTTCAAAAACACCTTTGCATTATTTGTCAAGAAAGGGGAGGAAAGATACATAAAGTTATGTCTAAGACGGTAGCAACAAAGATGCTGGAGGTCTCGAAGCTTATagcaaataaatcatttttcatccGTATGAACAATATTCCTAACGCTGATGCTATAGCAAATGATGCCCAATATCATTTAGCATGTTGGGTGAAGGTTCAGAGAGAGGCTTTAGCATTACATCAAGACATATCACAGCTACAAAATATGGAAGATACAGACCGCGCACTTGCAGATGTTGAAATAATTAACATAATCAAACATTTATTGGGGGAATCACACGACAACGTAATAAGTATGAACGATGTTAACTATACATACAACAAGTTAATGGGAAACTCCGAAAGCAACCAAATCAATTACAAGCGATATTTAAAGCACTTGTTAACAGAAAATATTGAGGACATAGTGTTTTCAAGACCTCCATCAAGAACAGAATCAGAAAGAATTTGTACAACCCAGACGCAATCAAAAGCAATCGAGTTGAACTTTCAAAACCCCGTAGATGATGTCGCTACAATATTCGAGTGCGCAAAACTAGTGCGTGAACAACTTCTCAAACAACAACCATGGCAATTTAATGGCAGTTATGACGGATTTGTTGTACCAAAGTTGTTGCAGTCACTCATCATATGGTTGATAATTggtccaagaaaaagcattgacACTTCAAACAGAATATACAAAATGTCAATGTTGATCAAAGAAAGCAACACTACCAATTGAGTGGCTCAACATGTAGCAGGATAGCTTCTAACGTCAATAAATTGCTTTGTACCATGGACGACTTCGATGTCAACTTCCGACAATCCGATTGTGTATTTAATGTTGTTTCAAAAGCTGTTCTTCACAATTCACAAATACTTCAACATGCTGATATTGGCTCAAAATGTTATGAAGAATTTGTCACGGAGaggataaaaggaacaaaatcgaTATGGGTACcgttaaaaaaagtgaaaatagtaACTTTCAAAGATCTTGGAAAATCTATCAAAAAGAGAGTAGGGGATAAAGTTATACAACTCAAAGAGGAAAAAACGCTACTATCAAGATTTTTAATCACTGCACGGAAACGTCCCGAGTTGGATTTGGAGCACTGTATTGGCAACTTTGAGTTTTCTGTTGTACCAAAGGCCTTGTTCAGTGCTGATGGAATTCCATTGGCTTGTTTAGACAAATCAAAATTGATTCACGGTATAGAGGAATTAGCCAGCAAAGGACAAACGACCAATGGTTTATCTGGAGAAGTCGAAACAAACAAAGTAATCATTATAGATGGAATGGCTGTTGTGAATCAAACTCCAAAAACAGCGGCAGTTAAAACATGCAAGGTATGTATTCAATTTATCACTATCTTACGTAATATATAATACTAtcttaataatatatataatgctATGGATGTTGCACAACAATCTCCTTTCACCAGTTGTATTGTTTACTCTCCGGATACTGACGTGTTTCTACTGCTAATTTACTACTATGAGATGTTACCAATAAATACCATTTTTAGAACAGGGCGAGGTTCTACTCTACGTGATATTGATATTCGTAATTGCTTTGAAGCCCTTGGTGCAGTACACGCGAAAGCTATTCTTGGTTTTCATACGTTCACAGGGTGTGACCAAACTGGGCGTTTCAACAAGAAATCGAAGTCTGCTTGGCTGAAGATTTTTTTACAGGCAGATAATGAGGTGGTTCTGGCATTATCGACACTTGGAAGTACTGTCGAACTTCCTAATCTGGAAACACTGGAAAGCTTAGAACGTTTCGTGGTTTCAATGTATAAGGGGAATAAATGTCTTGCAGACGTGGTATCACTATCTCAATTGCGTTGGCATTTATTCTCCAAATTCCAGTGTGATGCTGATATGTTGCCACCAACATTAGCTGCATTGAAGTACAAAATATTCAGGTGTCACTTCATTTCAATGGTTTTACGAAGCTCGCATATCCTCATTCAACAACTTCCGAATGCAGTCAATTATGGTTGGGATACAGATGAAGTCAGTAACTTATCCCCCATAATGACTGATGAACTTCCTGCACCGTTGGCACTCATCGAGTTAAGTTCTTGTAATTGCAAAACAAGTTGCATATCCAACTGATGTAAATGCCGTAAAAATGGTTTTTTGTGCACTGACATGTGTAAATGTACGACGTGTCAAAACAGTGGTGGCGCAAGCGATGAATCCGAGTCAGATGAATATAGTTCTAGTGATGATGAGTGAATGAAACATTGTACAAGCATTGCTGAAGTtgttttttgtcattattttcagcaacttttttaactttgtgaaattgccagaaagaaagtaaacaactaaacacgtgctttggtctgtaaattactggtctgtaaattatcccttgaagtgatttgaacaataaattttgatcaaacagaaagacattagggtgacccaataccatactaaaattcaacaaaaaaacttcgctATTGAGCAGGGTATAGTCATTTTTGTGCTGGGTCAGTAAATCACCAGTCTgtaatttgtacaaagtttgaatagtaatatctttcgaacgttacgttttgaagacatggttcttacattttttttgatccactcgatctcctctttccaacgatatataatatgacatataaatgtgaaattatttttttgctgactgtaaaagtgatgacgtcatctaatttggtcccatgggaaaaaaaattttgctacccatatttttttggtaatttgggacctaaggaacaactttaaatcaaaaaatcacttttaacacacGTGTGCACACGAAATTACATAGTGGCCCTCACTATTAGATacagtttttttattgttttgaaaatacCATCTTTTATCACTGATACTACAAATCTTCTTCATCAATATGGAAAAACATACATTTACTGCCGCTGTAAGATTTTGG belongs to Hydractinia symbiolongicarpus strain clone_291-10 chromosome 1, HSymV2.1, whole genome shotgun sequence and includes:
- the LOC130644969 gene encoding papilin-like isoform X1, producing the protein MALIFNFGFLVCLVWFVDTLQEISNHDNRINQYTSQQNSMTGISSNQHTPTYPVRFNNRYYLNLQPTELLYSPNQFYRQTWQKNSPTTLHGNVYSWSTWTAWSKCTRSCDGGVKIRTRSCVLWKRTARSTKMLSRCSGNRRDFQPCNRKLCLSPQEFRTIKYESRLKQCEKYNEIPYLGEIYQWIPYMRNGLNDCKLNCLAKGYRMFRSFGFVLDRTACGKNRDYQCKAGRCILFKDKVRIGFNFTKTDTNLQKKFLSPKYSHFPPVLSHRQKQQLQLLSKKSKQRQIRLSSKMSKVLPSLNQSLPYRTSTKEDFGYVFPQLTPAQEEGRRGIIMTTFKWQVGGISRCTRYCGGGEQTIIYRCFEEGNSHLGKFVDDSKCIHVKKPPIRRRACNQLECTVRWSVSNWTACSETCGENSTQYRSVLCKKVRYRDNTVVDGTVIHPSLCQKLKKPIYFKRCLMVPCYFQWETESWSECSASCNYGTRKRNVVCKNHRGFKIKDENCNLKHKPNTIEACMGKPCSNTWFTSEWSPCSSACSNGYQMRRVVCASFTGVVVPETLCNETSKPRHRRVCVGFICATRFWVTTKWSKCTNNCGVGEQYRQVLCMEKNDQDYYQIGETKCPEKKPVSVRTCRNAACLPLWYTDHWKQCTKPCGEGQQYRHQICLSEKGTPTRGCVNETRSHVKRACNTMACSLPRQKTLIDGDNSSEKEKDKTLIDGDGSSKKTKDEILIDGDGSSKKTKDEILIDGDKRSKKEKDEISIDGDNSSKKTKDEILIDGDKRSKKEKDEISIDGDNSSEKEKDKTLIDGDDSSKKTKDEILIDGDKRSKKEKDEILIDGDDSSKKTKDEILIDGDKRSKKEKDEISIDGDNSSKKKKDKEVISLKFFAQNKAAIVKSKLNPNNLVERSNYMSKGVSYKKRSNDETISETSQTTTKQPKVLILLTTQPTTTVPSTTIISTPTTSIILKTRTKTKVSIKKINTFSYKRPTMHVLRPFANFSRNKCYDLHRKAYCHVISVRLKFCKIPRFQRLCCHSCKQHKT
- the LOC130644969 gene encoding papilin-like isoform X2, whose amino-acid sequence is MQQKDGLNDCKLNCLAKGYRMFRSFGFVLDRTACGKNRDYQCKAGRCILFKDKVRIGFNFTKTDTNLQKKFLSPKYSHFPPVLSHRQKQQLQLLSKKSKQRQIRLSSKMSKVLPSLNQSLPYRTSTKEDFGYVFPQLTPAQEEGRRGIIMTTFKWQVGGISRCTRYCGGGEQTIIYRCFEEGNSHLGKFVDDSKCIHVKKPPIRRRACNQLECTVRWSVSNWTACSETCGENSTQYRSVLCKKVRYRDNTVVDGTVIHPSLCQKLKKPIYFKRCLMVPCYFQWETESWSECSASCNYGTRKRNVVCKNHRGFKIKDENCNLKHKPNTIEACMGKPCSNTWFTSEWSPCSSACSNGYQMRRVVCASFTGVVVPETLCNETSKPRHRRVCVGFICATRFWVTTKWSKCTNNCGVGEQYRQVLCMEKNDQDYYQIGETKCPEKKPVSVRTCRNAACLPLWYTDHWKQCTKPCGEGQQYRHQICLSEKGTPTRGCVNETRSHVKRACNTMACSLPRQKTLIDGDNSSEKEKDKTLIDGDGSSKKTKDEILIDGDGSSKKTKDEILIDGDKRSKKEKDEISIDGDNSSKKTKDEILIDGDKRSKKEKDEISIDGDNSSEKEKDKTLIDGDDSSKKTKDEILIDGDKRSKKEKDEILIDGDDSSKKTKDEILIDGDKRSKKEKDEISIDGDNSSKKKKDKEVISLKFFAQNKAAIVKSKLNPNNLVERSNYMSKGVSYKKRSNDETISETSQTTTKQPKVLILLTTQPTTTVPSTTIISTPTTSIILKTRTKTKVSIKKINTFSYKRPTMHVLRPFANFSRNKCYDLHRKAYCHVISVRLKFCKIPRFQRLCCHSCKQHKT